In the genome of Chiroxiphia lanceolata isolate bChiLan1 chromosome 5, bChiLan1.pri, whole genome shotgun sequence, the window TGCTGCACCTAGAGGCAGGACAGTCCTTTCATATGGCTCCAGACAGCGACGGCCAATCCTTTTGAAAAGGGGCACTACTGAAAATGTTTAGCTCACAGAGAAAAAGGTGATCTTTTATGAGTTGTATGACTTTATTGTACCTACAAGACTCAtaatgaaacttaaaaaaaaaagacttcaaaatCTTCTGGGGAGATTTTTATAACTGGGAATTTGAGCAGAACTACAGTTCCCACTGACATGGTGGGTTTTAGTTCCTATGGAAATAGATTTACCCCCCCCCCGCCGTGTGTCTCTAGATAGTTAACTGTAGCTGCTACTGTTTGAAAATATTGTGCCTTTTGCTCTGTTCAAGATCATCTGGGGAagcaagagcaggagcagaaattGAACTCCAATGCTTCAACTCCCAGCTGGGTATTTAAAGACATATTTCGTATCTACATTTCTGTAAAGCTTCCTGAAATCTTACCAAGTGAAGAAAGGCTACCACAGCCAACACTTTAATTCCAAAACAATTTATATTGATAATTTAAACAATTTCCTAAGCATTTTCTATGGAAAATGTACATTAAAATTCACATGCGCTCAAAGGTTGCCACTGACCTTCCAGTCCATACAGGAATGCCTTTAAAAAGCAGACTATAAACACAGaatagaaccatagaatcatcttggttggaaaggacctgaGAGATATCgccagttccaacctccctgacatgggcagggacacttcccacaGGAGCTGGTTGCTCAAAgttctgtccaacctggccttgaagacttccagggatgcggcagtcacagcttctctgggcaacctgttccagtgcctcaccaccctcacagtaaagaattcttcctaatatctaatctagacctgccctctttcagtttaaagccatcgcgccttgtcctatcactacatgcccttgtaagaagtccctctccaagCTTTTTTATAGGCCCACTTTAGGTATGGAAAAGCCATATACCAAGATCTCCTCATagtcttttcttctctaggctgaacaaccccaattcGTTCATCTTGTCCTCAtgggagagatgctccagccctctgaacCTTTTCATGGCTCTCCTCTCGACCTGTTCTAACATATCTATGTcttgcctgtgctggggacacGACAGATGAacaggtggggtctcacaggACTGGAGTTTATTGGTCTCCAGTCTGGTCTCACAAGACTAGTTTATTCCCCAACCTCAGCTGATACAGGGGATTGCAATGATTGAcatgcagcaccttgcacttggcttgttgaacttcatgagttTCACATGGGCCCACTCCTGAAGACTGTCTATGTCTCTCTGGGCACCATCTCTTCCCTTGTGTATCCTGTATTCATAAGTTCTGTATGATCACTGTTTGTCTTGTGAATTATGATTACCTTTTTGAGGACTGTCATAGCAGAAAAATCGAGGAAGGATACTGATGAGAAATCCAGAATGATGCTGTGGATGTTGACCCGGGGCACGGTGATGCCAGGGGGGAGGTCAGTGCCCCAGTTGATCTGAATGGGCAAGTCTGTCATGTCGGTGGGCTGGTCCAGCTCCTCTATTTTGTTGTTGTCTAATTCTTCATCTGACTCATATGTATGGTTAGCCATGGAAATCAAGCCTTTCTGTGTCGACAGAGAAAAGTGTCATAATCAGTACTCTTTTTAAGAGCCAGCCAGGGTAGTAGTGCTTCTTGGGCAAGGGCAAGAGCTGTGGCAATGCAAAACTGATGTTCCCATGAGAAGGAGCAGGACCTACCTGCACCTTGCACTAGAAAAAGTTCTGTCTCTCCCTTGCCTGGAGAAATCTGGAAATCATTTAATCATCATCATAATCACTTAATGATGGCTTTTTATTGTTCCTTGAAGTCAATTGTCAGACATGCTTCAATTCAGTGATTTTGGAACTAGTCAACAAAAAGCATACAGGATTTGGGCTGGGAGAAAACCAGCTTTATCCTAACATTAATGGAGCATGATCGTCACCTCAATGGGATCTGATCCTGCCATTTGATGCCAAACAAAGCTCTAGTGGACACATACAAGCTCTGCCCCTGGTAAATCTGTAGGTCTCTAACTGTGAGAGCAATTTAAAATCTTAAAGTGGAAACTTGGGGAGTAGCATATCTAATTAGGACAGGAGGCTATGAGGTACTTCTCTGCCATGTAAAGCCAGGGAGCTGGTTGCTTAACTCCCCTCTGCTGGGGGTAGAGTTGCATTACATACAGGCGTCACTTGCAGCTCTCCTTTCTTCAGCATCTTCCTGATCTTCCTCAGAGCTTTATTGCGTTTCCTCAGGACTCTCAGTGGGTTGAAGCCAACCTACaaaaacagcattttgaaaaatcaaaaacaGAAACACCCCAGTGACAGCGAGATAAGGACAAGGCATCTCATATGTCTTTTCTTTACAGTCATGATTTGAACTTGATGTTGCCTACCACTTGTCTTCAATTCAAACAAGGGCTCTTTCTTGGTTGGAAAGATGTCTACAGGTAGTGCTACACACCAGGCAGGCCTATCTGTGCTAGCTTTAGGACACTAGCATGGACAGCATTATAGCAGTGACAGTGCTGTAGCAAAGGCCACTAACTCCAGCAGGCTGGCACAGTGCTGGCATGTCCTACTCATCTTCATTATGAGATGGACACCCACGTGACCAAGACTAGAGAGTTCACAGGTTGTatctgctctgtgccagctgaCCGCAGCATGGGTCATTCACACattgtttttcctgaagaagaaaaccaaatttgATCATGTTGGCTGCGTATGTCTCTTGAACCTCCTTGCTGGTTTTAACAAAATTAGATGGCGGGTAAATTAGGCTAGTAAGGGTTATGAGAACACTAGATTCCTGCACGTCTTCTGCCTCATCCGTCTAGTGGGTAGAGGAGAAAGGTGTTAGAAGTACCAGTATTTGTAAAGAAAGAGAGTGGTGTGAGCATCTGCTCTCACAGAAAAGAACCCCCTTATGCTCTTCTGAGGTGAAAGCCAACCACATGTGTTGGATTCCCATGTTCCTCTTCCAGTTTCAGTCCCTCACATGAAGTATGAAATGCTCATTACCAGTGCTCAGGGTAGTTAACTCCCCACTAAGGGCAGCAGTAAGGGAAGGTTATAAGTACAAGTTGTGTTCGATCTGGGGGTGGTGGGCCTCGCTGGCATGATGAGAGCTCAGGAGTCCCGGGTCTCTATGCTGATTATGGAAAGACTGGCTACCTTCACCAGTTTGTTATGGAAGACATTAAGACCTCTTCGATAGAGTGATTTCATTCAGCATTCTTCTGACTGTTGTGGTTATGTTTTTGGGGCAATATGAAGTAAACTAGCCTTTATTTGGTGTAAATAATATAGatgacagtaaaataaaattatttccctttataTTATATGTGTTTGCACTACTTTCTTGTAAAGAActtaaaatatgtattgttATGGCACAACAATATATggcatacatgtatatatataagtatatatatagtATAAACGTTGCTATGATGTAAGTTCAGCATGAGTCAGGCTGTTCTCTTTCTCAGGAGTGCCTGCATACATGTGAGATTACAGTAGTGGCAATAATATTTGAATTAACCATGAAAATTTCACCTTTGAACTGTGGACCAACTGCATATATAGTAATTACTGGGAAATTGTATTCACCTTAATGTGCCATGCAACTCATATGTTCAGAATGAGAGCCCCAGACACTTACAGCAGTGATGAGTTTCTCTCTGAAGAATTCAATATTAGCAAAGAAGATCGGAGAGGAGCATCTGAAAATCTTCACTCCCTCTGGCTCATAGATCTGCACAATGAAGCAGAAGTGTAAGTAACTATGTCTGTTACAGAAGCACTAGTGCAGCAGataatgaaagaaattacatttcttaCATCAGTGTAATCCTTCCTGTTTCTGTAGATGTTACTTCTCCCAACGTTAGCCAAAACAGCGCAGCTTGGACTGTGatcaaaaacacacacaaaattattGGTATCCTATATCAAAACTTGAAGGATGGGAAGGATCAAATAAAACAATCTCAGCTGCAGTGGCAGACTGAAGCAGATCCCCACAGCCAAGGGTTTACgcttgtaaattatttttccatatgtGGTTGCTGAGGCATGGGGCTGTTGGCCTTCTCTGTACAGAGGGAGTTAATTTATAACGGAAGGCCCTGAGATATCATTGCATTCAACAAGTACTCACATCTGGGAGCGGATCACCACCGTCAGCAGCTGGAATGCCATAGCTGCTGCTAGTCCAAGGTCCAGGCCAAGAAAGATGGTAGCTAAGAAAGTCACCACCCATATGATCTGTAAGGAGCAGCAGATGGCAATGGTTATGAGCATGTCAAGAACTTGGGTCGTGAGCTCAGGGTGGGAGCAGCAACAGATCTCAGATCTGGTCCAGGATATCCATCTGCTTTTGGTGAGGGCTTTTTTCTTGTAGAACAGAACCAGAGTCACCAACCAGCACCTGGgagtgtttccagggatgaCCATTTCTAGATAACAAAGGCCTAGAATGATAGGGGTGTGGCTGTTCAATAGGTGGTTCACTAAATGCTCAATAAAAAtccagcagaaaggaaaggctACAAGTAAATCAGTGCAAATATCGGTGCTGTGGATGTACATGACTGATAAATGACTAGGTAATACTGAATGATTTTTAGCCTCAGAGCTCAAAGCATTTTCACGGtgtaaaaatatctgtttgaTAGCCAGGAAAACTGAGGCTTGGAACCATTTGTGAATACAAGGAACTGGCATATAAGAAAGGCAAGAGCCTAAATTTTCTGAATGTTAGAGGTAACCAGTCCTGCCCTAGAGCCATGAGTTTTACCATTTGGAGTAAATCCTTCAAGTCATGGTTGGAATTTGTTTTTTGCTGTGTATCTTCCATATAATGTGTTGCATGAGTGTGCCTGAATGCATAGTCAATACAGTAGGTATTTAgacattttctgttatttaggCATTTTCTGTAATTGCCTTCTATATTTGACTTTGTATAATGTGCTATTTTAATAGATTTTGATGAAATGGATGAAAATGAAGTTAAGGGAGAGAATCAACTCAAAATAGGTAGGACAAAATGGGAAACATAAGCAAGGCATGTAAAAAAGGCATGCCActgttgtattttctgtttagtGAAGTAAGACaggtatataaaaaaaagataacctGTAAGAGAATTTGCATAATAGATGACTTTTTTAGAGCACTTAACTTGTGATGATGATGCTCGTGAGACTCAACTTACACAGTCAAACTTGTCTTTCCTCCATAGGATGCCTACTTCCTTAAACTGCATGAGCATTCCTTTCAAGTTGCCAAGGGCCAAAGATGCAAGGACTGACTGTTAAAAAGACCAAAACACATGCTGAATATCTAAGCAAGCAAAGAACATGTTGAACGTTAGGAATTAAGAGATCATACTAATAGGGCCAAAGTGCAGCTGAAGGGCTCCTAGTACATCACAACTGATGGAACCTCCCCAGCTGTGGTACAGGTGTCTGACTTGAGGCTGCAAATCCCACTTACTTATGGCACCTGAAAGCTGGTGCTGTGGTGGTTGATGTTCGAGTAGTTGTGTTTCCTTTGAAGGACCAGATGTAGTGGTCCTTTCTGGCATGATGTGGGAAAAAGAACCAAGTTTTCCAAAACCCTGCTTTGCTCCCCCTGAAGTCTATGAACAGTCAGAGTGACTCCTAGAGCAGCCCTGTCTTTGGCAAGCAGGAGGAAGCACCAAGTGAAACCAGTGAATACCTTCTGTAATGGTTCCAGGAGAAACCCAATGGCCAAGATCACAACCAAGACGATGACAGATGAGATAATACCAGCAATCTGCATGAGAGAACAATTCCACCATGAGTGCCTGCAGGCATTATGATCAGCTAGGAAAAAATAGAGCTGTATTTCATTAAACACCATCATGATTTGTTGTCTTCTATACCTGTGTTTTGcctcctgtgctctcctgcacACCTGATCTCgtcagagcagtgctggaggcaaATCCTTTGAATGATCCACCAACTATATTACCCAGACCAAAAGCAATTAgttcctgaaataaaaataaaaaaggttgtTCTTAAAAGCTGGTTCATGACAGTTATTCACAAGGTAAAGCATTcctaaaattatttatttcccattGACAAATGCACCATATTGATCTCTGTTATTTGCCTACCTGGTTGGCATCTATTGAGTAGTCATGCTTGATGGAATACACTTTAGCCACAGAGAAGGCCACTGCAAATGCAACGATTCCAATGGAAAAGCCATCACCAATACATTTCTGGAGGATACCTACATCAGGTGCAACAGGTGCTTGAAacctgaaagacaaaaaactcTACTCATTAAGGATACGCCTAAGGAGACAAGCTGTCAGCCAAGAGAGTAAGGGAGTGGTCAAGCTCATACTGAGCACTTTGGAGGGATGCAACACATAGCTGTGGGCCTGAACCCTATAAAACTTTGGGAAATCCTTAATCAGGACAGGGACTCTGTTTATCTGCACTCAGCTCAGTTTGTGTTTCAGCATGTTCTCATTTACTCGGCCAGTTCCAGTCACAGCTTATTTCATCTGAGGTGCACACACAGTTCTTCCTTCTGGTTACACATGGATGTAGGATCTGATACTGCACTGAGGCCCTCGCATGGGCAATTTACACATGGAAAGATTTCACTTAAttacaatggaaaaaaaccaaaccagtgTGATTCATTGAGGCTCTTTTACAACATCAGGTAATACTGGCTAGTCTCTCAGGCTATCTATCTCCTAGAAATTTTAGCTTTACCAttttctgctggtttgtttggggtcTTCTCCTAGGGAGAATGCTAGGTCTTCTCCTGGGGAGACTTTCCCTctgggcttcttttttttttccctttttttttttcaatgaactGAAATCTGAAGAAAAGAGACTCCTAAGCAGAAAAAGCTGTTCCTCTGCAAACTTCATCTACTAACACCCTTGAGGATACAGAGAGCAATGCTGTCCTAGTAAAGGtcttcctccctctttttaACTTAACGCATGCCTATTAATTCTTTATGCCGAAATTCTGGCGTAGCCAGATGTACtttatatatggatatataCCCTATAAATGGTTATACTCCTGGAGGAGAAGACACTGAGGCCTCTGGAGGATAATGGTGCCTGATGAAATGCTGGTGGCTGGTCACAGGACCGGGCAGGAGAACTGTGCAGTGTCCTGGTGGCTTCCCAAGGCTGGTGGTGGCTGCTGAACTGTGCAAGTACTTCAAGGGAAACCAAGAGGTTCAGAAGTGAGTAGCCCAATAAAAGGGACAAATATGAACCTCCTGCTCAACAGCTGTCTTAGAAAGTGAAGGACACAATTAATTCATGTCTCAATATATTCCTTGATAAGTAGGAGATGTGCTCTAGTGAGTAACTTTTACATATTGAAATCCATTGAAAGTGTGTCATATtgtcaagagaaaaatatttatttacctaCTGAAAGAAGATGAAGCAGATAATTTTAATCAGAAACATAGCTAGAGAGAACATTTTGTTCCACTGGTGAATTGTAAGTAAATCACTTACCCTCCCGGTAGTTTTCCAATAACAGCtacattaaatttttcttccaagttaACAAAATAGGAAATCAGTGCTGCTAAGATTGTCTGAAAGATAATAAACCGCACCTCCATTAGACACATTCACACAAGAGTGTGAAGAAACTATTAAACACCATTACCTTCCCTCTCCCATGCACCCTCCATCCTTAACAACAGTGGCAGAACTATTCCCCAGGTCTGCACATCCCTTTGCTATTCAGATGTCATTCCTGAATGACCTTACAGATATGAGTTTACATTCATAAATCACACAGATTATTACAGAATATCTTACTAACAACAGAGATCTTCCCACCCAACAAACAATGTATGTTCTAACAAGGTGTTGTAATGactctgggagaaaaaaagtgctACTTAAGTCTATACAACATCCTCCAGGATTGTAGAAGCTTCCCCCTGCCCCTACTGCTTGGAGTGGGCAAAaccttctgctgctggagggcaaaataattttgtgcttGGCCATGGATGGCTGGGACTTCAGTGGCTGCTTGCAAGTGGGGTGCAGAGGGGCCCCAGCTGTGAGACTGCAGCTGGCTGGTGTCAGAGCCAATCTTGTCCAACTAAAAAATTCATAGTATATAACACCACAGATATGTTCAATTAAGAACAGTTAAGTAGAGGTAAAATATCTCACAATAGCTCACAGACGCTGTCAATTTTTCCTTATAGGAAAAATGATAATGCGTCATTTAATGGAGAACAGGAGAAGAAATAGTTAAAACTCTGCTTTCTGTGTCGTAACACGGAGCAATTGCAAAATCAAGGGGAAGTGACTTACCATAAGGAGTTCGATCGGGATGGGAGTTGGTAACTTTTCTTTGTATCGATCGTTCATTTCTTTCACCACAAACACGATAAGCAAGACAAGCAGGGATGTGACAAGGTCAGCGATGTTTGTATTTGTAATCTGGCTGAAAAAGCTCTCCAGAGTCTGCAGAATCAGGAAGAAACAAGAAGTGCTTTAGAAACTGTAGTGCCCTGGCACAGTAGCACTATCCCTTCCAGAAGAGCCTTTATCTGAATTGCTCTAAGGATTATGATGGCTGAGATTTATTCCCTGTGGCATGATGTGGACTGCAAGCCCCCATGAATGTATGTGCATCAGCCAAATGATGAAAGCATCCACAAAAGAACCTTTCCACTGATTTGTGACCCTCCCCTCCTGGCTTTCCCCTGAGGGAGGGTTGGAGCAacacacatgtgtgtgtgtgatgggaAATGTGAACAATGGCACTGAAGAGCAAGtgcctctctcctttccttgcttcctgtccttctccttcctcctttctcatcCAGAGtcatatgcaaataaaatatgtataatatCAGTCCagtaaaaatgaataattaagtGCCTAAGGCAGAGTTGAATGCTTAATTGAAATATGCCACTACACAACAGTAAATAGTATCTAATTATCCCAATGGGGTGTAACTTGGTGCTTGGTAATAAATTTAAAGATTGGTCAAATACTAATCACTAATTAGTAAACACTAATACATCTCTCTTCTCTTGTGTTTCCTCCTGCTTGGCTGTTTTATGCTGAGTTCTGTTATTACTGCCATGTGATACACAGACACAGGTACATCAATAACATTAGCAAATAATGAGCTCTTAGCACTTACATAAATGATGCCTAACGGTTTAACATATCCAGGAACAGGTAGCTGAAACATGAATTTCAGCTGAGATACCAAAACATGGACAGCTGCAGCAGTCGTGAAACCACTGATTAATGattgtgataaataaataacaagGAATCCAAACTGGAAAATTCCCAGAAgcaactgaaatgcaaaataagcATACGTCAGTGGGATTCATTCATGTTTTTAAGCAATCTCTGCAATAAAGAGAACTGTATTTAATGGAAGCAGATATTTTCACCTAATCCCATCCATCCAGAGACTGAGGAATATACTATCACCAGACTTGCAATAAAAGTTGAGATTTAGCAACAGGGGGCATAACACTAGTAAGAGTAATTGCTAGAGCAGTTAAAAtccattctttttattttatagctaAAATAAACCTCCTTAGTTTTAGGGTTTTCAGTACCTATATTTTCACAGGGTACCACTGTTTCACAAAGTACAAATATATTGTTAGGAAGGGAGGAAATGTAGGAATTCTTTATTAGGACATAAGGATaaatttgtttgatttttttaaaagacaaatccaaatattttactattGTGAGGCAGAGCTTGGTGCAACTGCATCATTAACTTATTTTCACAGCTACTTTTTTCCTATGCAGCAGGTTGTTTTTTGCTGTAGGTGTAGGTTGCAGCTGTGTGGACTGTAGGCTCAGGTCTGTGCAAAACCAAGGAATGTCTCCTAATCAGTGAGCCAAGGGGAGTTAcacaggaaggggaagaggattATTTTGGTGACTGAAACAGCAGAAACCAAAGAGGAAGGTCAGCCTACCACCCAACTATTCATATAGGTGCATATAGATATGTGtagatgcacacacacaattGACCAACCTGAAAAATCCCAGAAAGAAAGGTTACAGATGCAGCCACCATCACCCTCTCTTGATCTATTGCTGAGATATTTGTGGAATTGCCATTTCCAGTGCTGTCATCAGGGACCAGCCTGGTGACGACTCCTCCAACCATCAGGCTCAGGACGGGGAAAGGACCTGAGCAGCACAAGGCACTCGTCAAGAGATCCAAAGGGGCAGCATGTACTTCTTCATCAGTGAGGAGGGTGAGTTGCTTGCCTGAACTTACCCACTGAGATGTGTCTGGATGTGCCAAAGATAAAATAGACCAGGACAGGGAAAAATGCTGCATAGAGTCCAAAACCGGGGGGGACATTCACCAGCAAAGCAAAGGCGAGACCTGTGAAGACAGAGGGCGAGGGAAGGTGATGTGTGTGTTGCAGGCTGCAGTCAGCAGTGCCTTGGCACCTGACCTAGCAGGCTGTGTCAGGGCACACATTTCCTGAAGATACCTTGTAGCACAGCCACGAGCCCTGTGTTGATGCCAGAGACGATGTCACTCAGGATCCACTCCCTGAAGCGGTATGCTGGCAGCCATGAGACAACAGGAAACAAGCGCAGAGCAAAGTTTTTGGCCTTTTGTGGGGAGCAGCTGTACAGGTACAAGAGGACAGAATTCTGTCAGTGAACAGCTCAGCTGAGTTGTAGActgttttcagagcagaatCGAAGAGAAAATGATTCAGGTTCTGGCTGCTAGACGTCAAAATCTCATGCAGATACAGCCGTGACCAATCTGCACTGCCAGCTGTGCTTCAAGGCGGACCCAGTGGCCTtcaaaagtcctttccaaccaaaATTCTTgtagaatcgtagaatggttttggttggaagggacctctgaagatcatctagtccaaccctctCAAAGTAAGCAGTGATGCCATCCGTTAGgtcagattgctcagagccccatctaaACTGatcttgaacatttccagggatggggcatccaccacctctcttgGCAACCCAtaccagtgcctcaccaccctcatcataaaCAATTTCTCCCTTATATCCAGTccaaatctaccctcttttagtttaaaaccatcatcccttgtcctgtcacaacaGGCCTTGGTAAAATGTCAGTGTACACCTTccttataagccccctttaagtactgaaaggctgtaATAAGATCTCTCTAGAGTTTGTGCTGCCAAATgcccagaaaaagagaagctgacATACAACTGTGGGAAGACTTTTAAGGGTAACAGCAGCtaaaattaattagaaagatCTGACACTGAATATAGTTAAAGAATTTTCATTTGCTATGTTGGAATCTGAGATGGATGTCGTCAGGATGGAGTTCATgctgtcccagagcagctcaggctgTTTCTTAGATccatatttcaaaaaaaataaaaatctccttACCAGAAATAGACTTTCAGGTGGTCCCAAAAGGTTTTATGGTATCTGTGCAATTTCTCATGCTCTTCATTGAATGAATTCTCCGAGTACACAGGTCTGGCTACAACATAGTGATTGCCCACAGGTTCAaccatttcttctgaaatgtcGGGCAAGGATGGCGACTTGTGTATGCTTCTCTCTGGCTTAGGCActtaaaaacctgaaatgaaGAACAGGGTTAGCTCCTTATGTACTGTGGGGAGGGTAGTCATAGCATAGCTGAGTGAACTCCAAACTGAGCGTTACCACCTTTGAAGATCAAAAGAGGGATGGTTGAGACACCTGCTTCACTTTGCCAAGGTGATCTCCTgccctgttcctcctcctgcttcagAGCAGTGTTTCACTGGAGcatgaattatttctttctaaagaCACGGTCAAAAAGTGGAGATGGTTTTTGAGGTAATTTATCTCTGAGTCAGCCATCTACAACCAAGAACTTCCTCCCTCAATGGAGATTAATTTCCTAAAGAATAAACAAGCAGATCCCAAGCAGTTTCTCTTTGTGGCATcgctgggagagctgggagctcaCTGAAAGCCACTGACACATGAGGGGAAAGGCAGAGCCAAGGCAGGGCTCAGACATCCTCTCGGATTCAGAGACAGGGCAGAATCTTTTGGCTTAGGTCTGTGTGACAGGCAGATCAGGCTCAGTAGTAAAAAAGCACAGTATTGCTGCTTGTTAAGTTATTTGTAAGATTTATTTCCATGGGTTATCTGGACTGATTCTCCTCTGCTTCATGTTCACAAACAGTTGTTCCAATATCTTACCTAAATactattttctgctttatccCAACCCACATTTGCCTGTTTATATTGAAAAGAAACTGTTCTCAGTCAGTCCAGAAATGACCTCTGGAGCCCTCATTACACATGAGAAGATTCAAGATTCATTTCAGTTGATACCACTGAGTACTTTGCAGCAATTAAGTGACgccatccctgtgctgcccacTATGCCTCACATTCTTCCCACATCAAATTCAGCTAAACAAATGCACTGTCTAAAAACATTTATCTCAGTTGAAGCCaccattaaatatttaatacagtACTAGCCCTAGACAGAAGCTGTGGAACTTGCTCTTTGTAGCCACAGTTGGACTACATGATCATTGAAGGACCCTCCCAGCTGGAACTAATCTGTTCTATCctattctattttcttttgacTCAGAGATGAAGTGT includes:
- the SLC26A3 gene encoding chloride anion exchanger; the encoded protein is MVEPVGNHYVVARPVYSENSFNEEHEKLHRYHKTFWDHLKVYFCCSPQKAKNFALRLFPVVSWLPAYRFREWILSDIVSGINTGLVAVLQGLAFALLVNVPPGFGLYAAFFPVLVYFIFGTSRHISVGPFPVLSLMVGGVVTRLVPDDSTGNGNSTNISAIDQERVMVAASVTFLSGIFQLLLGIFQFGFLVIYLSQSLISGFTTAAAVHVLVSQLKFMFQLPVPGYVKPLGIIYTLESFFSQITNTNIADLVTSLLVLLIVFVVKEMNDRYKEKLPTPIPIELLMTILAALISYFVNLEEKFNVAVIGKLPGGFQAPVAPDVGILQKCIGDGFSIGIVAFAVAFSVAKVYSIKHDYSIDANQELIAFGLGNIVGGSFKGFASSTALTRSGVQESTGGKTQIAGIISSVIVLVVILAIGFLLEPLQKSVLASLALGNLKGMLMQFKEVGILWRKDKFDCIIWVVTFLATIFLGLDLGLAAAMAFQLLTVVIRSQIPSCAVLANVGRSNIYRNRKDYTDIYEPEGVKIFRCSSPIFFANIEFFREKLITAVGFNPLRVLRKRNKALRKIRKMLKKGELQVTPKGLISMANHTYESDEELDNNKIEELDQPTDMTDLPIQINWGTDLPPGITVPRVNIHSIILDFSSVSFLDFSAMTVLKKTLKEFVRLDIDIYIAGSHEGLLDKLERSAFFDEEITSSMFFLTIHDAVLHILLKKDTASSPKLKLTKENSRSNDYVIIPRNGLHSQECTIPTETKF